The Salminus brasiliensis chromosome 3, fSalBra1.hap2, whole genome shotgun sequence genome contains a region encoding:
- the shfl gene encoding shiftless antiviral inhibitor of ribosomal frameshifting protein homolog isoform X2, which translates to MSSFREEVELEISVRRLREQFHGNIPVDKATLLMRRYRNNHRMVAMEIILMRDRDLDKEDKWSLENDPVVRNVVQKLQAEEREQGKKDARSSGASNDSKRSDQPKTSKGPKEDRDIEELGKHLRVLPLTEKNKRMFDQAQKNQMPSAIHQFACETCDQVWWRRVPQRKRVSRCHRCKKKYDPVPPHKMWGIAEFFCPNCSRSFKGFGRMDVGSPCYTCRSIILPTQILPPRRHLRGQGPGRRQQHSCLAEDCYNRQEPHVPGTECVHPHSRHRNKKPQVVNPSVPHISSGSTVNTCLSQGSLMEQVFDLILDDIGEEESGEESDSSGSCHSVSS; encoded by the exons ATGAGTAGCTTTCGTGAGGAGGTGGAG CTGGAAATAAGCGTCAGGAGACTGAGGGAGCAGTTCCATGGGAATATTCCAGTGGACAAGGCGACTTTGCTCATGCGGCGCTACAGGAACAACCACCGGATGGTTGCCATGGAGATCATCCTGATGAGAGACAGAG ACCTGGATAAAGAGGACAAGTGGTCCCTGGAGAACGACCCCGTCGTTAGG AATGTGGTTCAGAAACTACAAGCTGAGGAAAGAGAACAG GGTAAAAAGGACGCAAGGTCTTCAGGAGCCAGTAATGACTCTAAACGCTCTGACCAA CCTAAAACAAGCAAAGGGCCAAAGGAGGACAGGGACATAGAG gagcTTGGGAAGCATCTTCGCGTCCTGCCTCTGACCGAAAAGAACAAGCGGATGTTTGATCAAGCACAGAAGAACCAAATGCCTTCTGCGATCCACCAGTTTGCCTGTGAGACATGTGACCAGGTCTGGTGGCGACGAGTGCCTCAGAGAAAaagg GTGTCTCGCTGCCATCGATGCAAAAAGAAATATGATCCAGTGCCACCACACAAAATGTGGGGCATTGCAGAGTTCTTCTGTCCAAACTGCTCTCGATCTTTCAA GGGATTTGGCCGAATGGACGTGGGCTCTCCCTGTTATACCTGTCGGTCCATTATACTGCCAACACAGATCCTGCCTCCACGCAGACACCTGAGGGGCCAAGGGCCAGGAAGAAGACAGCAGCACAGCTGCCTGGCAGAGGACTGCTACAACAGACAGG AACCCCACGTGCCAGGGACGGAATGCGTCCACCCTCATAGCAGGCATAGAAACAAGAAGCCGCAGGTGGTCAACCCCAGCGTGCCCCACATCAGCAGCGGCTCCACGGTCAACACGTGCCTGAGCCAGGGCAGCCTGATGGAGCAGGTGTTTGATCTCATCCTGGATGACATCGGCGAGGAAGAGAGCGGAGAGGAGTCAGACAGCAGCGGCAGCTGCCATAGTGTAAGCAGCTGA
- the shfl gene encoding shiftless antiviral inhibitor of ribosomal frameshifting protein homolog isoform X1, with amino-acid sequence MSSFREEVELEISVRRLREQFHGNIPVDKATLLMRRYRNNHRMVAMEIILMRDRDLDKEDKWSLENDPVVRNVVQKLQAEEREQQGKKDARSSGASNDSKRSDQPKTSKGPKEDRDIEELGKHLRVLPLTEKNKRMFDQAQKNQMPSAIHQFACETCDQVWWRRVPQRKRVSRCHRCKKKYDPVPPHKMWGIAEFFCPNCSRSFKGFGRMDVGSPCYTCRSIILPTQILPPRRHLRGQGPGRRQQHSCLAEDCYNRQEPHVPGTECVHPHSRHRNKKPQVVNPSVPHISSGSTVNTCLSQGSLMEQVFDLILDDIGEEESGEESDSSGSCHSVSS; translated from the exons ATGAGTAGCTTTCGTGAGGAGGTGGAG CTGGAAATAAGCGTCAGGAGACTGAGGGAGCAGTTCCATGGGAATATTCCAGTGGACAAGGCGACTTTGCTCATGCGGCGCTACAGGAACAACCACCGGATGGTTGCCATGGAGATCATCCTGATGAGAGACAGAG ACCTGGATAAAGAGGACAAGTGGTCCCTGGAGAACGACCCCGTCGTTAGG AATGTGGTTCAGAAACTACAAGCTGAGGAAAGAGAACAG CAGGGTAAAAAGGACGCAAGGTCTTCAGGAGCCAGTAATGACTCTAAACGCTCTGACCAA CCTAAAACAAGCAAAGGGCCAAAGGAGGACAGGGACATAGAG gagcTTGGGAAGCATCTTCGCGTCCTGCCTCTGACCGAAAAGAACAAGCGGATGTTTGATCAAGCACAGAAGAACCAAATGCCTTCTGCGATCCACCAGTTTGCCTGTGAGACATGTGACCAGGTCTGGTGGCGACGAGTGCCTCAGAGAAAaagg GTGTCTCGCTGCCATCGATGCAAAAAGAAATATGATCCAGTGCCACCACACAAAATGTGGGGCATTGCAGAGTTCTTCTGTCCAAACTGCTCTCGATCTTTCAA GGGATTTGGCCGAATGGACGTGGGCTCTCCCTGTTATACCTGTCGGTCCATTATACTGCCAACACAGATCCTGCCTCCACGCAGACACCTGAGGGGCCAAGGGCCAGGAAGAAGACAGCAGCACAGCTGCCTGGCAGAGGACTGCTACAACAGACAGG AACCCCACGTGCCAGGGACGGAATGCGTCCACCCTCATAGCAGGCATAGAAACAAGAAGCCGCAGGTGGTCAACCCCAGCGTGCCCCACATCAGCAGCGGCTCCACGGTCAACACGTGCCTGAGCCAGGGCAGCCTGATGGAGCAGGTGTTTGATCTCATCCTGGATGACATCGGCGAGGAAGAGAGCGGAGAGGAGTCAGACAGCAGCGGCAGCTGCCATAGTGTAAGCAGCTGA
- the shfl gene encoding shiftless antiviral inhibitor of ribosomal frameshifting protein homolog isoform X3, translating into MRRYRNNHRMVAMEIILMRDRDLDKEDKWSLENDPVVRNVVQKLQAEEREQQGKKDARSSGASNDSKRSDQPKTSKGPKEDRDIEELGKHLRVLPLTEKNKRMFDQAQKNQMPSAIHQFACETCDQVWWRRVPQRKRVSRCHRCKKKYDPVPPHKMWGIAEFFCPNCSRSFKGFGRMDVGSPCYTCRSIILPTQILPPRRHLRGQGPGRRQQHSCLAEDCYNRQEPHVPGTECVHPHSRHRNKKPQVVNPSVPHISSGSTVNTCLSQGSLMEQVFDLILDDIGEEESGEESDSSGSCHSVSS; encoded by the exons ATGCGGCGCTACAGGAACAACCACCGGATGGTTGCCATGGAGATCATCCTGATGAGAGACAGAG ACCTGGATAAAGAGGACAAGTGGTCCCTGGAGAACGACCCCGTCGTTAGG AATGTGGTTCAGAAACTACAAGCTGAGGAAAGAGAACAG CAGGGTAAAAAGGACGCAAGGTCTTCAGGAGCCAGTAATGACTCTAAACGCTCTGACCAA CCTAAAACAAGCAAAGGGCCAAAGGAGGACAGGGACATAGAG gagcTTGGGAAGCATCTTCGCGTCCTGCCTCTGACCGAAAAGAACAAGCGGATGTTTGATCAAGCACAGAAGAACCAAATGCCTTCTGCGATCCACCAGTTTGCCTGTGAGACATGTGACCAGGTCTGGTGGCGACGAGTGCCTCAGAGAAAaagg GTGTCTCGCTGCCATCGATGCAAAAAGAAATATGATCCAGTGCCACCACACAAAATGTGGGGCATTGCAGAGTTCTTCTGTCCAAACTGCTCTCGATCTTTCAA GGGATTTGGCCGAATGGACGTGGGCTCTCCCTGTTATACCTGTCGGTCCATTATACTGCCAACACAGATCCTGCCTCCACGCAGACACCTGAGGGGCCAAGGGCCAGGAAGAAGACAGCAGCACAGCTGCCTGGCAGAGGACTGCTACAACAGACAGG AACCCCACGTGCCAGGGACGGAATGCGTCCACCCTCATAGCAGGCATAGAAACAAGAAGCCGCAGGTGGTCAACCCCAGCGTGCCCCACATCAGCAGCGGCTCCACGGTCAACACGTGCCTGAGCCAGGGCAGCCTGATGGAGCAGGTGTTTGATCTCATCCTGGATGACATCGGCGAGGAAGAGAGCGGAGAGGAGTCAGACAGCAGCGGCAGCTGCCATAGTGTAAGCAGCTGA